A single window of Methanobacterium sp. DNA harbors:
- a CDS encoding zinc ribbon domain-containing protein produces the protein MENSNIICNKCNAKIKPSSNFCTECGKPVDEPHAENGKVVELDKKELTTSELKSDIRCPQCNHKFNSEDTFCTECGFKIDRISNCPKCNAPIQLGTSFCTECGINVEQHKPTTIQAGTKTVETSSSSTFNPPPADDSMEEFIQTGKGLLDEVEKTGRGLMKDLDNFLGKSTESSHKTIKPARKDQKFLVCDQ, from the coding sequence AAAATTAAACCAAGCTCTAATTTCTGCACAGAATGTGGGAAACCGGTGGATGAACCTCATGCAGAGAATGGGAAAGTAGTAGAGCTTGACAAAAAAGAACTAACAACTTCTGAGTTAAAATCAGACATTAGATGTCCCCAGTGCAATCATAAATTTAATTCTGAAGACACATTCTGTACTGAGTGTGGTTTTAAAATCGATAGAATTTCTAACTGTCCTAAATGTAATGCACCTATTCAACTTGGAACTAGTTTCTGCACAGAGTGTGGAATTAATGTTGAACAACACAAACCTACTACTATCCAAGCAGGGACTAAAACTGTTGAAACCTCTTCATCCTCAACTTTTAACCCACCACCTGCAGATGATTCTATGGAAGAGTTTATACAAACTGGTAAAGGCTTGTTGGATGAAGTGGAGAAAACTGGCAGAGGTTTGATGAAAGATCTGGATAACTTCTTAGGTAAATCCACTGAAAGCTCACATAAAACTATTAAACCTGCACGAAAGGATCAAAAATTCCTGGTTTGTGATCAATGA
- a CDS encoding HEPN domain-containing protein, whose protein sequence is MDRIDDLYYQGHLKKVEPSPLKSALSLKEAKIWLKEAELTFEHGYHRSTRISVYFAFLHATRAVTLRDGILETESHYLLDYLEKYCAEGSLKPECLDMLNYMFDIHYQDQHHFQCTRNPQEIQQAIRYCHVYIKNIKVFLDKTNRLPKAVIKNALREKELEKSESLHNKDL, encoded by the coding sequence TTGGACAGAATTGATGATTTGTATTACCAGGGCCATCTAAAAAAAGTGGAACCTTCACCCCTAAAAAGTGCATTATCTCTTAAAGAAGCTAAAATATGGTTAAAAGAAGCAGAGTTAACCTTTGAACATGGTTATCATCGTTCTACTAGAATTTCTGTCTACTTTGCATTCCTTCATGCTACAAGAGCAGTGACACTTAGGGATGGTATTCTTGAAACTGAATCCCATTATTTATTAGACTATTTGGAAAAATACTGTGCTGAAGGAAGTCTTAAACCTGAATGTCTGGACATGTTAAATTATATGTTTGACATCCACTACCAGGATCAGCATCACTTCCAGTGCACCCGTAATCCACAGGAGATACAACAAGCCATTCGATACTGTCACGTGTACATAAAGAATATCAAAGTTTTCCTAGATAAAACCAACCGATTACCTAAGGCTGTTATTAAAAATGCCCTTCGTGAAAAGGAATTGGAAAAATCTGAATCATTACATAATAAAGATTTATAA